In Garra rufa chromosome 15, GarRuf1.0, whole genome shotgun sequence, a single genomic region encodes these proteins:
- the LOC141287777 gene encoding chondroitin sulfate N-acetylgalactosaminyltransferase 1-like yields the protein MLKRWFLGKRIVAALLFSFVLLLYRQACRSQTQPPSRYPADEDTYESLLHQHERQYLHQTRNLTRLISQLKAELQERSRQLQRSAVIFPLEHQQQNQSELEDFMRKRLRRAEIFTGEPLENEFELLPFQTFTLRQVYQLESGLTRLPVESPVRQDRRNELNGALEAALHLLNEPQLRDSQQRRIYSPQHFYEGIFRTEMDKGTLYDLTFRESGVPDFRRLVFFRPFAPLMKLKEELMDASQILINIIVPLADTVDSFRQFMQHFSEVCIRQDGRTHLTVVFFGSEKMDEVKGILDAMSRRMKYRNLTLIHLNEAFSRRRGLDVGARAWKRSNVLLFFCDVNVRFTAEFLNSCRMNAEPGKKVFYPIMFSLYNPEIIYGQHIPSAEDQLVIRKDFGFWKDVDFGTTCQYRSDFMNTGGFDVFVKGGASEDVHLYRKFLHSNLMVVRAPSRGLFHVWHPTVCHAHLSSEAFKLCLQTKALNEASHSQLGQMIFHQQINNHLHKYNQHNVKS from the exons ATGCTAAAGCGATGGTTTCTAGGAAAGCGTATCGTCGCTGCTCTGCTCTTCAGCTTCGTTCTGCTCCTCTATCGTCAGGCCTGCAGATCTCAAACCCAACCTCCATCAAGATATCCAGCGGATGAAGACACATACGAGTCTTTACTGCACCAGCATGAGCGTCAGTACCTTCATCAGACCAGAAACCTGACCAGACTGATCTCGCAGCTGAAAGCAGAGCTGCAGGAGAGGAGCAGACAGCTGCAGAGATCTGCTGTGATCTTTCCTCTGGAGCACCAACAGCAGAACCAGTCAGAGCTGGAGGACTTCATGCGGAAACGGCTCAGACGGGCCGAGATCTTCACAGGAGAACCGCTGGAGAATGAGTTTGAGCTGTTGCCGTTCCAGACCTTCACTCTCCGGCAGGTCTATCAGCTGGAAAGCGGACTGACGCGTCTCCCGGTGGAAAGTCCGGTTCGTCAGGACCGCAGGAACGAGCTGAACGGAGCTTTAGAAGCGGCTCTACATTTGCTGAACGAACCTCAGCTCAGAGACTCCCAGCAGCGCAGGATTTACTCTCCTCAACACTTCTATGAAG GAATCTTTCGCACGGAGATGGACAAAGGAACGTTATACGATCTGACGTTCAGAGAAAGCGGCGTTCCAGATTTCAGGAGGCTGGTGTTCTTCCGTCCGTTCGCACCGCTGATGAAGCTGAAGGAGGAACTGATGGACGCGTCTCAGATCCTCATCAATATAATCGTACCTCTGGCTGACACTGTGGACTCATTCAGACAATTCATGCAACATTTCAG TGAGGTTTGCATTCGTCAGGATGGACGGACGCATCTCACCGTGGTGTTTTTTGGGTCTGAAAAGATGGATGAAGTCAAAGGAATTCTGGATGCAATGTCAAG GAGAATGAAATACAGGAACCTGACTCTGATCCATCTGAACGAAGCGTTCTCCAGAAGACGAGGCCTGGATGTCGGCGCTCGAGCCTGGAAGCGAAGCAACGTCCTTCTGTTTTTCTGTGATGTGAACGTTCGGTTTACAGCAGAGTTTCTAAACTCCTGCCGTATGAATGCAGAACCAG GTAAAAAGGTGTTTTATCCAATAATGTTTAGCCTGTATAATCCAGAGATCATCTATGGTCAACACATCCCTTCTGCTGAAGATCAGCTG GTGATCAGGAAAGATTTTGGCTTCTGGAAGGATGTTGATTTTGGGACGACGTGTCAGTACAGATCAGACTTCATGAACACAG GTGGGTTTGATGTGTTTGTGAAAGGCGGAGCTTCAGAAGATGTTCATCTCTACAGGAAGTTCCTGCACAGCAATCTGATGGTGGTTCGCGCTCCGTCACGCGGCCTGTTTCACGTGTGGCATCCGACTGTCTGTCACGCACATTTATCCAGCGAGGCGTTTAAACTGTGTTTGCAGACCAAAGCGCTGAACGAGGCGTCTCACAGTCAGCTGGGACAGATGATCTTCCACCAGCAGATCAACAATCATCTGCACAAATACAACCAACACAATGTGAAGTCATGA